The following are encoded together in the Tripterygium wilfordii isolate XIE 37 chromosome 18, ASM1340144v1, whole genome shotgun sequence genome:
- the LOC119983968 gene encoding MDIS1-interacting receptor like kinase 2-like: MGRKENLSLEKPLSLLVLIVMLHTSLNVASNSVDEANALIKWKANLPNQTQSKLSSWSPLPKNATVSQPCTWFGISCKDGSVNRLNLSNSGIEGTLDDFSFKSFPNLAYVYLGINGLSGSIPSQISQLTKLIYLDLSSNQFSGNIPPQIGLLTHLEVLYLVENQLNGSIPEEIGNLKSLNSLALYTNYLDGPIPTSLGNLSNLIYMYLYNNSLSGYIPPQIGNLTNLVELDMAINLLIGHIPSTLGDLKNLLVLHVYENQLLGYIPPEIGNLKSLQLLRLNSNDLSGPIPTSLGGLKNLTLLSLHINKLSGPIPEEIGTLKSLYSLALSQNQLIGSVPTSLCSLKDLEFLYLRDNKLFGFIPQEIANLTKLTELQLDHNQFTGHLPEKICQSGTLQKFIASENNFSGPIPKSLRSCTSLVRLRLEGNQLVGNVSEDFGIYPNLGFIDLSDNKFQGEISSKWVRCPKLVTLRISGNNITGSIPPDIGNFNQLHELDFSSNHIVGEIPRELGRLTSLFKVFLNENLLSGSIPAEFGSLNNLEFLDLSANRLSHSIPNHLGNLVKLNYLNLSNNKFNHTIPVELLKLVHLSQLDLSNNLLIGSIPSEIDYLESLEELNLSHNGLSGSIPDSFKNMHGLSYVDISYNELEGPIPDSRAFRDAGFEAVQGNKGLCGDVQGLEPCKPLVQHKDNAKKSRKFMFLIIFFPLFGVLLLILALCGIFFIKRRRKEDPQAEKVNVPNKGVFSISTFDGKIMYEEIIRATEDFDVSYCIGKGGFGSVYKAELPSAGIVAVKKLHSLSDSQYTSQKAFLNEIKVLLEIRHRNIVKLHGFCSSARYSFLVYEYLEQGNLASFLSKEVTAKELDWNKRLDIVKCVAHALSYMHHDCFPPIVHRDISSNNILLDSNYMAHISDFGTAKLLKPDSSNCTTFAGTYGYVAPELAYTMKVTEKCDVYSFGVIALEVIKGEHPGDIIPSLSSTWTEEHTLTEDFLDQRLPPPSRNVVHELTNVVKIATQCLNANSQSRPTLGMISKLFLSSSIGKRKRIYQS; this comes from the exons ATGGGGAGAAAGGAAAATTTGTCTTTGGAGAAGCCACTCTCCCTCCTTGTCCTCATTGTTATGTTGCACACCTCACTCAATGTTGCTTCTAACTCTGTTGATGAAGCCAATGCTCTTATCAAATGGAAAGCCAACCTTCCTAACCAAACCCAGTCTAAGTTATCTTCATGGTCTCCCCTTCCTAAAAATGCCACTGTCTCCCAACCATGCACTTGGTTTGGAATTTCTTGCAAAGATGGAAGTGTCAATAGACTCAATCTTTCAAATTCAGGTATTGAAGGCACACTCGATGATTTTTCATTCAAATCCTTCCCTAATCTTGCATACGTTTATCTAGGGATCAATGGCCTCAGTGGTTCCATTCCATCCCAAATCAGTCAGCTCACAAAGCTCATCTATCTTGACTTGTCGAGCAATCAGTTTTCTGGGAATATCCCACCTCAAATTGGCTTGTTAACTCATCTTGAGGTCTTGTATCTAGTTGAAAATCAGTTGAATGGCTCCATTCCTGAAGAGATAGGCAATTTAAAGTCCCTTAACTCGCTTGCTCTGTATACAAATTATCTAGATGGgccaattccaacttctttgggaAATTTAAGCAATCTCATTTACATGTATCTCTATAACAACTCACTATCTGGTTATATTCCTCCACAAATAGGGAACCTCACCAATTTGGTTGAGCTCGACATGGCTATCAATCTCCTAATAGGTCATATCCCTTCCACTTTGGGAGACTTGAAGAACCTACTAGTGTTGCATGTGTATGAAAACCAACTTCTTGGATACATTCCCCCAGAGATAGGAAATCTGAAGTCACTTCAATTGCTACGCTTAAATTCAAACGATCTTTCTGGTCCAATTCCGACTTCTCTAGGTGGTCTCAAAAATCTCACCCTTCTTTCTCTTCATATTAATAAACTATCTGGGCCTATTCCTGAGGAGATAGGAACTTTGAAATCACTTTATAGCCTAGCATTGAGCCAAAATCAACTCATTGGTTCTGTTCCAACCTCCCTTTGCAGTTTGAAAGACTTGGAATTTCTTTATCTTCGTGACAACAAATTGTTTGGATTCATTCCTCAAGAAATAGCAAATCTCACAAAGCTGACTGAGCTGCAACTAGATCATAACCAGTTCACTGGTCACCTGCCAGAAAAGATTTGCCAGAGTGGAACACTTCAAAAGTTCATTGCAAGTGAAAACAATTTCTCAGGTCCTATACCCAAAAGCTTGAGAAGCTGCACAAGTTTGGTCCGATTGCGCTTAGAAGGAAATCAGCTAGTTGGAAATGTATCAGAAGACTTTGGGATCTACCCGAATCTAGGATTTATTGATCTGAGTGACAATAAGTTCCAAGGTGAGATCTCATCAAAATGGGTAAGATGTCCAAAATTAGTCACCCTACGAATTTCTGGCAACAATATTACTGGGAGCATACCACCTGATATTGGAAACTTCAATCAGTTGCATGAACTTGATTTTTCTTCCAATCATATAGTCGGGGAGATACCAAGGGAACTCGGAAGATTGACTTCATTATTCAAAgtatttttgaatgaaaatctACTCTCTGGTAGCATACCTGCAGAGTTTGGATCATTGAATAACCTTGAGTTTCTGGATCTGTCTGCAAATAGATTGAGCCATTCAATACCAAATCATCTCGGAAATCTCGTGAAGCTAAACTATTTAAATTTGAGCAATAATAAGTTCAACCACACAATTCCAGTTGAGTTGTTGAAGTTAGTTCACCTTTCCCAACTAGACTTGAGTAATAACTTGCTTATCGGAAGTATACCATCTGAAATAGACTATTTGGAAAGCTTGGAGGAGCTGAATCTCTCCCATAATGGTCTCTCTGGAAGCATTCCAGACAGCTTCAAGAATATGCATGGCTTGTCCTATGTTGACATATCCTACAATGAGTTGGAAGGTCCTATACCAGATAGTAGAGCATTTCGAGATGCTGGCTTTGAAGCAGTGCAGGGAAACAAAGGATTGTGTGGTGATGTCCAAGGATTGGAACCATGCAAACCTTTAGTGCAGCATAAAGACAACGCGAAGAAGAGCAGAAAGTTCATGTTCTTAAtcattttctttcctctttttggAGTGCTTTTACTTATACTTGCTCTCTGTGGAATTTTCTTCATCAAAcgaagaagaaaggaagatcCCCAAGCTGAAAAAGTTAATGTGCCAAATAAAGGTGTCTTTTCTATATCAACTTTTGATGGAAAAATTATGTACGAAGAAATCATCAGAGCAACCGAGGATTTTGATGTCTCATATTGCATCGGAAAGGGTGGATTCGGAAGTGTCTACAAAGCGGAGCTACCATCAGCTGGCATTGTAGCCGTGAAGAAACTCCATTCGTTGTCTGATAGCCAGTATACATCCCAAAAGGCATTCTTGAATGAGATAAAGGTGTTACTGGAGATAAGGCATCGAAACATTGTGAAGCTTCATGGGTTCTGCTCAAGTGCTCGATACTCATTTTTGGTCTATGAGTACCTTGAACAGGGCAACTTGGCCTCATTCCTGAGCAAAGAAGTAACGGCTAAAGAATTAGATTGGAATAAGAGACTGGACATTGTTAAATGTGTCGCCCACGCCCTCTCTTACATGCACCATGATTGCTTTCCTCCAATTGTCCATCGAGACATTTCAAGCAATAATATTTTGCTGGATTCCAACTATATGGCTCATATCTCAGACTTTGGCACTGCTAAGCTTCTTAAACCGGACTCATCTAATTGCACCACATTTGCTGGCACATATGGATATGTTGCACCAG AGCTTGCTTACACGATGAAGGTAACCGAGAAGTGTGATGTGTATAGCTTTGGGGTAATAGCACTGGAAGTGATCAAAGGAGAGCATCCCGGTGACATCATCCCCTCTCTATCCTCCACTTGGACTGAGGAGCACACGTTAACAGAAGATTTTTTGGACCAACGCCTTCCACCTCCTTCACGTAATGTTGTGCATGAACTGACAAATGTGGTGAAAATAGCAACTCAATGCTTGAATGCTAATTCACAATCTAGGCCAACATTGGGTATGATTTCCAAGCTATTTTTGTCCTCATCGATAGgtaaaagaaagagaatatatCAGTCATGA